attgcgtttggccaatctttataaaaagtaattttgagtgtcaaattaccaaaaaggatagtaccaaggttttataattatttaaaaaataaataaatttaaatatattataagagactgttattatttttttatttaatttaattaaaatataaacataaaataaacatacATACTAAACATTTAAATCAttgtaatatatatatagttataccaaAGCAATAATATTATCTAGTATAATTACTTGTTATTTACACGATGATTTGGATAATCAAACTACGTGATTCAGTGTGACTTAAAGTTTATTCCATAAATTACTATATATTGATAATCAACCATGAAATAATAAGCAAAGTCACTCACACATGATAATATTTCTCAACAATTTCATCTCTAATTCTATCACGCACCGCCTCCATAATAGTAGAAGACTTGTCTTGCATTTCTAAaggaataccagaaggcccaTCTCCTTCCTCAATCTCTGCAGTAATGCCTTCATTAGCATAATAGTTGAATTCCTTATCAGTAAAAGAATGTCGTCGGATGAAAGTGTGTATAGCCATGGTAGTTGTAACAAGATGAATCTGAgtgtcaaacttgaaagatgGCATTGAGCGTAAAATAGAAAACCTATTTTTCCAGACTCCAAATGTTCTTTCAATTGTACATCGAAGACCGGGAGAATTCTAGGAGATTTATTAatttagagaaataaaaaaacAAGATTAGTCAaagaaaacatcaaaaacaagaaaagtcaaaaaagaatttgaaaagttaCAACATGATTTATGTATTTGAtatctttaatttttaaaataatggtagaaattagaaaagaaagaaaaagaaaaaaaagaactatccaagggaaagaagcaaaaataaatgaaaagacaaaaaatgaatttgaaaagtttttatatatataggcTAAAATTAGtaagagataatttaaaaaatataaatttatggttaggatagttttgtcttgaataaattaattttctgcttctgcttctggttcttggaagaagctagaattttctgcttcttcctaAAAGCAGAAAAACTGCTTCTGATgttggccaaaagtacttttttattttggccaaacaacttaaatttttttaaaagtacttttttgacaaaaaaaaaagtatttttggcctccgagaagcttggccaaacatgcccTTCATTTTGCTTCTAAAAAATGGCTTCTGCTTTTACTCAAAAGcaatttttttccttctaaaaactTGACCGAACaccttaactttgaaaaaataataattttgataattaaaaaaaaacacttttaacCCAAAAAGAACTTTGGCCAAAGACGCTATAATATTCAACATCGAGACGCCAAATGACGATATCTCTCTCCTATTCTGAGAGGGGGAGCTACATACTCAAGTCAAACTTTCTAATCCTCTTTTTAGTCCAAAGGAGGGAATTAATGACATAAAAACTGCTCCATAAAAACCTTAAATACAGTTTTACTAATGATATATTTATTCAAACTCGCGATAGTATTTTTCTGAATTTGACTAGAGATGTTAAGGTGAAGCATATCACTAATGTAATCGATTGGCCAAATGTTCAGAGGTTTTATCTACCTATATGCCTAAAGTCACATAATAGCAATTAGGTACAAAAGTCTAATCCCCTACTTAATTCTCAAAGAACAAGAGGTCAGAAGAATTCGAAGTCTCTCCCAATTAGTCATAGTGCTGCTTAAATAGTAACAATGAATTTCAACTACAAACTTTAAGCAATGTGTAAAGGAGAAACACGACATTATAAactctttttatatttatttcacaGCGACATTTTCTGGTAAGTGAAAATGAATGCGTAAGGGAAAATAGCCGGCCaacaaattaatttttgaaattcaATAAAAGCCTTCTTGTCCACTTGCAAACCAACTTGCAAATTTCCATCTTCTTCTCTTGCCGAACacaacatataatatatatatagatggccacaaaagaaaagagaggcaGAAAACCCCATAAAagatttagaaaataaaaatgcAACTTGCCTTTATTTTGAATGGCAACTTGGTACTTTGGAGCAGACGTCTAAGTACTTTATCAGTTTTCTTTGCCTTTTGAATGAAATATAATATCgtactttgtttttattttcgaTCCCTAGCTAGTCAATTAATGCTGCAAATTCGAGCTGTTTCTTGCCCATCTACCCAGCTCTACAATTCGTACCGATATAATTTGATCAAAGACAGCGAGTATAACTTTTATATAGTACGTAACAAtaatgtaaaataaaaataaatataaatccATTTAGCTTTCCTGACAAAACTCTAGGGTCTATTGAAACCTCTCTATATTTACTGtaaggataaggtctgcgtactatCTATACTCTCCAGACGATTACAGTCAAACCTCTTTATAACAGCCTCGTTTTTTTCGaatatttttaaatgttatagcgaagtgttgttatatataacatatattataacataacatgaaaattggttccgAAAAATCTTGGCTTTTATATATAGTGAAGTGTTTTTATATAAGGATGTTATTATAGAGAGGTATAACTGTATACtgaatttattattgttattgtaacCAAAAAAACTATCATGTAATGTAAAAGACAGCTAAAAGTAATAGCTAGCCGTGATAATTAAGTAACACGAAGTATGAGAAATAACATAGACAACAATATGTTACAACAAATTAAATTATATTGATATTTAATATAAAGACTGTTTACACTGTTAGCATTTGTAAAAGTGAATACAAAAAAAAGAGTTAATGGGTACATAAAAGAGACGGTCCCCATCTTGCCAGCAGGTTCAGTGTCCAAAGGCTAACAAATTTTATTCAGAATACTGATCCAATTACAATAATGTAGTGCaagagaaaataaagaaagagcTTGAAGAATAAGATAATTCTTTAGTTTTAATTTATGTTaacttatttcttttttaattcgtGCCAAAAAAAATGATCTATtttcttatttggaaataatttatatttatgcaatgatttatatcCAAACAAAATATATGtggctcattttacaccacaagttcaaaagtcttctctcttttcttaaatttcatgctcAGTTtcatgaaacggagggagtatataatcTAAACTATTTACTGATAAAATATAATATGACATCCTTTCTATTATTCAATATTACAATCTTTTTTTCAAATGCATTATCCACGGAAGCCATTAATTATCAAGAAAAAAACCTAGAAAAAGGTACCTTCTTTATTGGAACTGCAAACAAAACATGGTTAATGCGCTCTAAACTTACAATTCTGGATCTCCATGATCTAATGGCCGATGTAGATGTCTATCATATGTTCAATAAAACTTAGTATTTTCGATACGAATTCTAAATATATATGTGTAAAAAGTTACTAAATTTTAACAAATATTAACTTCTGAACCCATAAATCCAGAAGTGCAAGTGTGCAACAGGTAGAGTTTTAAGAACTTCAGAGAATCCATCCGCTTCGggatcaacaacaataaaaactCTGTCtattaaaaatcaaaattaaaaaaaaaacaacaacaacaaaaaaggaaGGATCGAAGCAATGTacaaggatttaattaattaatcgCGATGATTTACTCTTTGATTTTCTCCAAATTTTCTGCGATTTGGGCCAACGATTGTAAATTGCACCGTACAATTGTATCAACAAAGACACATGTTTCTTCCTTAGTATTCCCCTGCGGAACATCCACAACGTACGATTCCACCACTATCGTCGTTCCGTCGTCGTCCGCCGTCCGATGAAGCGTCGTGACTGATCGGTAATTATTCAGCCGGTGATCGCCGCCGACAATACTGATACTCATTACATGATTTTCGTCGTCTAAAATCTCTAACCTCTCAATACTCGAAGCTGCGGGGAGGCCGGAGATGACGTGGACTTCACGCAACGAACCAACTTCCCCGTCGCCGACGATGACGTGGCAGCTCTTGAGGAAGTGTTTGTAAGCTTGCGGGTTGTCGAAGCGGCGGACGAGGGACCATACGGTGTCGATGGAGGCGGAGATGGATTGCACCGCGGCGGAGCAGCATTGGTTTGGGCCCACTGCGTGGGTGTGGTAGTGGAATAGGTCGTCGGGGAGAGAGGTGTTGGTTAGGGGGGTTATCCATGTGGGTGGTTGTTCCGGTTGTTTGTGGAAGTTTCCGGCGAGTGTAGCGGCGGTGTTAGGGTTGATTCTATGGAGTTGAAGTGTAGAAGTCAtgtttatctctctctctctcttgtctTTCAACTATGTTAATTCCTTTGAGAGAGATGGAAATGGAGTCTATATATATAAAGGATTTAAGTAATAATATACTATTAAGATTTTAACATGTTGAGcttaattaattagctaaatattTCTTTGGTTCTTAAATGTTATATCTTTCATATATACAATGTTGAGCTTTAAATAAATATTGCTTAATTAAGCACAAATAAAATGTTGATTTCTATTAGAGCATGTCGTCattgaagtagaagatgagatttttaaaattaaaaaggtATCGACTATATGTGTCAATAACTTTAAAATATGGTGTATCAAAAAGGGTGCCATCTCTTGTGCGAGTGATTTCGGAGACCTTAGATCAATTTTCTTTATTAGTAGTTTTCTCGATCAAAGCTTGTCGCATCGAACTTACcttgtaattaaaaaaaatatatagattatCATGTATACTTATAATCTTTGTCTAGTTATGTGTTAGAAGACAAAAATTATAGTAGCAAGAGTTGGTGTGTTTAGCAAACTGCTCACGTTAGGGCCATGCAAGTGGATGATCAAGTTGCTAAAAACTTATTTGGACGCAGTCCGGAATAAAACTCAGTTTTAAAAACTGCACCCCGATTTCCCAAAAGCTAATTATTTGGACTTCTCATAAACTGCACCGTATATTAAGTTCCCCGTTATGTTTGGGTACGGAAAAGTACCAAACCATAAGTTAAAATTTTGAGTTAAAATTTATTACAAACAGTATATATGTAGCAATAGTTGGTTAACTTCATAGTTCatactatttcttcttttttttttgtttcatactccctccgtttcgaTTTAGATAATTTAGTTTAACTTGTcacaaagtttaaaaaaaataaaaataagacttTTGAAACATGTGCTCCTAAAGCTTAAGGGGCAAAAGCGTGTGAcgtcataatatttgtgtggcatataaaaatttctcattaaaGTTAAAgtgggtaaaataaaaaatttaaagttaaattatttttaaatataaaaataaattattatttttggaacgAACTAATAAGAAAATATGTACCGAGGGAGTACTGGTTTTTCTtactttgaattttgaaatattcTTACAACCCATGCAAGTGGGGTAAAAATTAAATTAGAATGTTTCATGTTGGCTTAGTACGGAAACCTTTTATCATACAATAGAATGGCTATCTTTTAGTAACTTAAGCAATCAAATTATTTATTCTTTTTCATTACCAACCATTTAACAAACATGAAAATCAAGCTAGTTTAATTAACTAATATTTGTATAACTTTAactttaattgttattaccaagAAAGattcttttctctccttttttcatATCTCTATTTTTCCCACCCACTCTTCCTCAACTTGATCCCTTCGTCCCTTTTTTTCCCTCGCAATTCACATGCTTTTTCGTCCAAAAAAGTTAGTAGGGTTTGGACAATATCTTATTAAACTTGAAAGAGAGTATATTTGAAAGTAGAAATTGTGCTGGAATATGAATTTGATTCACTTAAAATTGAAGATCTTATGACtgaaaatttctattttcacTTGAAATACTCTCAAACAAAGCTTTTCATTATTTCAAATATTGAAATTCACTACCCTTTTCAATATTTGCCAAGTATTGCAAACATTGAAATTTATTACCTATAAATATTGAGAGCCAAAttagtatttgtaaatatttaaatattatttttgatcgAACATAAAAAAGATGCATCAACTTCAGAGATGTCAATTTTTCTAATAGAAAGGGTAGCAACTAGTACCTTTTTGTTCAACTTGCCAAGTTA
The sequence above is drawn from the Nicotiana tabacum cultivar K326 chromosome 13, ASM71507v2, whole genome shotgun sequence genome and encodes:
- the LOC107816583 gene encoding abscisic acid receptor PYL4-like, which codes for MTSTLQLHRINPNTAATLAGNFHKQPEQPPTWITPLTNTSLPDDLFHYHTHAVGPNQCCSAAVQSISASIDTVWSLVRRFDNPQAYKHFLKSCHVIVGDGEVGSLREVHVISGLPAASSIERLEILDDENHVMSISIVGGDHRLNNYRSVTTLHRTADDDGTTIVVESYVVDVPQGNTKEETCVFVDTIVRCNLQSLAQIAENLEKIKE